Proteins from a genomic interval of Trichoderma breve strain T069 chromosome 2, whole genome shotgun sequence:
- a CDS encoding ring finger domain-containing protein — protein sequence MRTPRIVILVLCISASFFLLFRAATASRRAADSRYPTELRPNRSVWGLIFYNTPFSLFPPNAAISLTDDNSTSFAARPAAFGPRLRPNGLSGQLWVGSGFIEDSLDGNGELGCSDLPGWDGADASKSTRRPRRSQELLSPDSSETDTKASLSKDIPTDDGTDNHLHERLPLTRRDTSVSSHADIQSIQEGAEIKGKIVLLMRGGCGFLEKVMWAQRRGAIGVIVGDNVKGGPLIQMFARGDEVDNVTIPSVFTARTTAQLLSSLTQPGSFIEDTLDDNGNPVLKVQQGSKARKSKDTDSKKKAPSKKSKPSNKEKRITKRKEVEEKPSGWFKRLFSWGTSSRGVDSESRPPSSGQLDWVMVEDWEDEQDSTIKPSVAKSKKQPKRPKSEGDDFVIGVQDWRDPDVMGKSKATSVSKDAPANSNSKGDTSDKTPSADKPKGGSITPGSGEYKLRKVSEVENEATSAFELRGVSPSTKGRGLISRIFGDDEDDDLDAELADPEDGDYDDDLPEEDEDPVPHEGLWVTITPTSSASPFFDTLLVLVISPLVTLSIVYALLVLRARIRRRRWRAPKSVVERLPVRTYHTVARSPSLSPRVSSPTPTTPLLQHTHSSSPPRSRPRSRTTTGVMESANFLAPTPSDLALPQTLPQRSSRTGRSGHERGAISAEWKKYMGRQVECVVCLEEYVDGVSRVMRLPCGHEFHADCITPWLTTRRRTCPICKGDVVRSMARGSWAGPRYEPYHDDGDDDDEQVAEGSGSRSSSGDEDLEQGVAEAEPTASRRSNWQDNFFFILPGGRRRTQSPSPPSDDRQT from the exons ATGCGCACTCCCCGGATTGTGATTCTTGTTCTCTGTATATCCGcgtccttcttcctccttttccGCGCAGCGACAGCCTCCAGACGAGCCGCAGACTCCCGATACCCCACTGAGCTGCGACCAAACAGATCAGTATGGGGGCTCATCTTCTACAACACGCCCTTTTCCCTGTTTCCTCCCAACGCCGCCATCAGCTTGACCGACGACAACAGCACGTCTTTTGCGGCGCGGCCTGCTGCGTTTGGCCCTAGGTTGCGACCCAACGGTCTAAGTGGGCAGCTGTGGGTTGGGAGCGGTTTCATTGAGGATAGCCTGGACGGCAATGGCGAGCTGGGCTGCAGCGACCTCCCAGGCTGGGATGGTGCCG ATGCCTCCAAGTCTACTCGCCGGCCGAGGCGCAGCCAAGAGCTTCTTAGTCCGGATAGCTCCGAAACAGATACCAAAGCAAGTCTCAGCAAAGACATCCCCACCGATGACGGCACCGACAATCACCTCCACGAAAGGCTTCCGCTTACTCGGCGGGACACTTCTGTGTCTTCCCACGCCGATATCCAGTCGATTCAAGAGGGGGCCGAGATCAAGGGAAAGATTGTTCTGTTAATGCGCGGAGGATGTGGCTTCCTGGAGAAAGTCATGTGGGCACAGCGAAGAGGAGCCATTGGCGTCATTGTCGGTGACAACGTCAAGGGAGGTCCTCTCATCCAGATGTTTGCTCGCGGCGACGAGGTCGATAACGTGACGATTCCATCCGTCTTCACTGCCCGGACCACAGCACAGCTGCTTTCTTCGTTGACGCAGCCTGGCAGTTTTATCGAAGATACGCTTGACGATAACGGCAATCCCGTCCTCAAAGTCCAACAGGGCTCCAAGGCTAGGAAGAGCAAAGACACCGATTCCAAGAAGAAAGCGCCCTCGAAAAAATCCAAACCTTCAAACAAGGAAAAACGAATtacaaagagaaaggaggttgaggagaagcCAAGCGGTTGGTTCAAGCGCCTTTTCAGCTGGGGCACGTCTTCTCGTGGCGTCGACAGTGAAAGCAGGCCACCCAGCAGCGGCCAACTGGATTGGGTAATGGTTGAAGACTGGGAAGATGAGCAAGACAGTACCATAAAACCCAGCGTGGCTAAATCAAAGAAGCAACCGAAACGGCCGAAATCTGAGGGCGACGACTTTGTCATCGGAGTTCAAGACTGGCGGGATCCAGATGTCATGGGCAAGAGCAAGGCGACTTCTGTAAGCAAGGACGCGCCAgccaactccaactccaagGGCGACACCTCCGACAAGACGCCCAGCGCCGATAAGCCAAAGGGAGGAAGCATTACCCCGGGCAGCGGCGAGTATAAGCTGCGTAAAGTGTCTGAGGTCGAAAACGAAGCCACCTCGGCCTTTGAGCTGAGGGGGGTTTCACCATCCACAAAGGGCCGCGGCCTGATTTCTAGAATCtttggcgatgacgaggacgacgactTAGATGCTGAGCTTGCCGACCCCGAAGACGGCGACTATGACGACGACTTgcccgaagaagatgaagatccTGTACCGCATGAAGGCCTCTGGGTTACCATTACACCAACCAGCAGCGCCAGTCCATTCTTCGATAcgctccttgttcttgttaTCAGCCCTCTGGTGACTCTCTCAATTGTGTATGCGCTTTTAGTTTTACGAGCCAGAATTCgtaggagaagatggcgagccCCCAAGTCTGTGGTCGAACGTCTGCCCGTCAGGACATATCACACTGTTGCCCGATCCCCCAGCCTATCGCCCAGGGTCTCATCCCCAACGCCGACCACGCCACTATTGCAGCACACCCACAGCTCCAGCCCACCGAGATCCCGGCCACGTTCCAGGACGACCACTGGGGTCATGGAGAGCGCAAACTTTCTTGCCCCTACTCCCAGCGACTTGGCACTGCCGCAGACATTGCCACAACGGAGCTCTCGGACTGGTCGCTCAGGGCACGAACGAGGAGCCATCTCGGCAGAGTGGAAAAAGTACATGGGACGGCAAGTGGAATGTGTTGTCTGCTTGGAGGAGTATGTCGATGGCGTGAGCAGGGTGATGAGGCTGCCTTGTGGCCATGAGTTCCACGCCGACTGCAT CACTCCTTGGTTGACAACCCGCCGACGAACATGCCCCATCTGCAAGGGAGACGTAGTCCGCTCTATGGCTCGTGGCTCGTGGGCTGGCCCTAGATACGAGCCATATCATGAcgacggcgatgacgacgatgagcaGGTAGCTGAAGGTTCTGGATCTAGATCATCCAGCGGCGACGAGGATCTCGAGCAAGGCGTTGCTGAGGCGGAGCCCACGGCATCACGTCGCTCGAACTGGCAAGataatttcttcttcatcctacCCGGTGGTAGACGCAGGACACAATCCCCATCCCCGCCATCAGATGATCGCCAGACATGA
- a CDS encoding semialdehyde dehydrogenase, dimerization domain-containing protein: MATQSPRKKCGVLGCTGSVGQRFILLLQGHPTLELHAIGASSRSAGKKYKDAVRWKQASPIGDVAEMVVRECRPEEFADCDVVFSGLDSDVAGDVEMAFLKAEIPVFSNAKNYRRDPLVPLVVPTVNLPHLDLIPHQRSVHGLNKGFLVCNSNCAVIGLVIPFAALQAAFGPISTVSIVTMQAVSGAGYPGVSSMDIMDNVVPFIQGEEDKLETEARKILGAIDGDRKAFVEQEALRVSASCNRVAVMDGHTACVSLKFERQPPPSPEECKAALRAYVSEAQKIGCPSAPNPPIKVFDEDDRPQPRLDRDLGRGYTVSVGRVRADESGIFDLKFVALSHNTVIGAAGSSILNAEAAILKGYI; encoded by the exons ATGGCAACGCAATCCCCTCGCAAGAAGTGCG GCGTCCTCGGCTGCACCGGCTCCGTCGGCCAGCGCTTCATCCTCCTGCTGCAAGGCCACCCGACCCTCGAGCTGCACGCAATCGGCGCCTCGTCCCGCTCCGCAGGCAAGAAGTACAAGGATGCCGTGCGGTGGAAGCAGGCCTCGCCCATTGGTGACGTCGCCGAGATGGTCGTGAGGGAGTGCCGCCCGGAGGAGTTTGCCGACTGTGACGTGGTGTTTAGTGGCCTCGATTCCGATGTCGCTGGCGATGTTG AGATGGCTTTCCTCAAGGCCGAAATCCCCGTCTTCTCCAACGCCAAAAACTACCGCCGCGATCCCCTCGTGCCCCTCGTCGTGCCCACCGTCAACCTGCCTCACCTCGACCTCATCCCCCACCAGCGCTCCGTCCACGGCCTGAACAAGGGCTTCCTCGTCTGCAACTCCAACTGCGCCGTCATTGGGCTCGTCATCCCCTTCGCCGCGCTACAGGCCGCCTTTGGCCCCATCTCCACCGtcagcatcgtcaccatGCAGGCCGTCTCCGGCGCCGGCTACCCGGGCGTCTCCAGCATGGACATCATGGACAACGTCGTGCCCTTTATCCAGGGCGAGGAGGACAAGCTCGAGACCGAGGCCAGGAAGATCCTCGGCGCCATCGACGGCGACCGCAAAGCCTTTGTCGAGCAGGAGGCCCTGCGAGTATCGGCCTCGTGTAATCGCGTCGCTGTCATGGACGGCCACACGGCCTGCGTCAGCCTCAAGTTTGAGCGCCAGCCTCCTCCCTCGCCTGAAGAGTGCAAGGCCGCACTCAGGGCGTACGTCTCTGAGGCACAGAAGATTGGGTGCCCGTCTGCGCCGAACCCGCCCATCAAGGTctttgacgaggacgacCGGCCGCAGCCGCGCCTGGACCGCGATCTGGGCAGGGGATATACCGTCAGCGTGGGCAGAGTGCGAGCTGACGAGAGTGGCATCTTTGACTTGAAGTTTGTTGCGCTGAGCCATAACA CGGTTATTGGAGCGGCTGGTTCTTCCATATTAAatgctgaggctgccatcCTCAAGGGCTACATCTGA
- a CDS encoding PQ loop repeat domain-containing protein yields MAVVNEAVKELPLHKAISGIFGSISMAAWICVILPQMIVNYRAKSADGLSMPFLVVWMIGDATNLIGGLFTHLAPTAVALAMYFCVADFLLISQCLYYNTINARRAAEEAEATEEAPLLGERRMSHRRSVSSEDVGKIAPAGDELIERSSWSSNAFSLIAAGAYNEADPVVFNAVESSDLLEKIGMVLGYFSAVCYLCARIPQIIKNYREKSCEGLSILFFMLSLTGNLTYAISIVAYSQDRKYIINTIPWLIGSLGTVVEDGTIFVQFRLYANNRRSDGQA; encoded by the exons ATGGCCGTGGTCAACGAGGCAGTGAAAGAGCTGCCTCTTCACAAAGCTATATCAGGAATCTTTGGAAGCATTAGCATGGCGGCATGGATCTGTGTTATT CTACCTCAGATGATTGTCAACTACCGAGCGAAGAGCGCCGACGGGCTGAGCATGCCGTTTCTGGTTGTCTGGATGATTGGCGATGCTACCAACTTGATCG GTGGACTCTTTACGCATCTGGCGCCGACAGCGGTCGCATTGGCCATGTACTTTTGCGTCGCCGatttcctcctcatctcccaGTGCCTATACTACAACACGATTAACGCTCGCCGAGCtgcggaggaggcggaggccACCGAGGAGGCGCCCCTTCTTGGAGAGCGGCGCATGTCGCATCGCCGATCGGTGTCGAGCGAGGACGTCGGCAAGATTGCGCCGGCCGGCGACGAACTGATTGAGCGGTCTTCGTGGTCGTCCAATGCATTCAGCCTGATTGCC GCTGGAGCGTACAACGAGGCAGACCCTGTCGTCTTCAACGCCGTGGAGTCATCAGActtgctggagaagattggaATGGTGCTGGGCTACTTCAGCGCAGTCTGCTACCTCTG TGCTCGAATTCCCCAAATCATCAAGAACTACCGAGAAAAGTCTTGCGAAG GCCTCTCGATTCTGTTCTTTATGCTTTCCCTGACTGGAAACCTGACATACGCAATCAGCATTGTGGCCTACTCCCAGGACAGGAAatacatcatcaacaccatccctTGGCTGATTGGGTCTCTTGGCACCGTCGTCGAGGACGGCACCATTTTCGTGCAGTTCCGATTATACGCCAACAACAGGCGAAGCGACGGCCAGGCATAA
- a CDS encoding s1/P1 nuclease domain-containing protein translates to MKLSNAVAFSLVSLPGAMAWGGLGHITTAYIASQFVSNSTEAYLKHLLRNNEPDYMAKVASWADSIRYTKWGRFTSTFHFIDAHDSPPESCNVDFERDCKGTGCVITALANYTEQSLDPSLPPWQRAQAAKFVIHFVGDLHQPLHNEDVARGGNGIHVKWNGRDFNLHHVWDSSIAEKWLGRGKPYPLAEKWSRDLTDKINSGIYSKEKDAWLADLDFSDPIETAMAWSRECNKLVCEYVFPEGPKAIVGQELSGEYYEKAAPMLEKQVARAGYRMAAWLDLIVDEFQKKDASYTGKRPAEDYEEPVDELAEEMEDYIGEL, encoded by the exons atgaagctctcAAATGCCGTGGCCTTCAGCCTCGTCTCCCTGCCAGGGGCCATGGCTTGGGGAG GTCTGGGCCACATCACGACTGCCTACATTGCAAGCCAGTTTGTCAGCAACTCCACAGAGGCCTACCTCAAGCACCTCCTGCGAAACAATGAGCCCGACTACATGGCCAAGGTAGCCAGCTGGGCTGACTCGATCCGATACACAAAATGGGGTAGATTCACGAGCACGTTCCATTTCATCGATGCCCACGATAGCCCGCCCGAGTCGTGCAACGTCGACTTTGAGCGCGACTGCAAGGGGACCGGCTGTGTCATCACTGCTCTAGCCAACTACACCGAGCAGTCCCTCGACCCGTCGCTGCCGCCATGGCAACGTGCCCAGGCTGCCAAGTTTGTCATTCACTTTGTCGGCGACTTGCACCAGCCGTTACATAACGAAGACGTTGCGAGGGGCGGAAATGGTATCCACGTCAAGTGGAATGGACGAGACTTTAACCTGCATCACGTTTGGGATAGCTCCATTGCCGAGAAGTGGCTTGGTCGCGGAAAGCCGTACCCATTGGCGGAAAAGTGGTCCAGGGACCTCACTGACAAGATCAACAGCGGCATCTATTCAAAGGAGAAAGATGCTTGGCTGGCAGACTTGGACTTTAGCGATCCCATCGAGACGGCAATGGCTTGGTCGCGGGAATGCAACAAGCTTGTATGCGAATATG TCTTCCCCGAGGGTCCCAAGGCCATTGTTGGCCAGGAGCTGAGCGGCGAGTACTATGAAAAGGCAGCGCCCATGCTCGAGAAACAAGTCGCGCGCGCAGGATACCGAATGGCGGCATGGCTAGATCTGATTGTCGACGAGTTCCAAAAGAAGGACGCCAGCTATACTGGCAAGCGACCCGCAGAGGATTATGAAGAGCCTGTTGATGAGCTtgcagaagagatggaggactATATTGGAGAGTTGTAA